AAACCTTGCCGCTGCAGCCAGGCGCGCCCTTCGTTGCACCTCAAATACCCTTCGCACCCCGAGTTTTGTGCGGCTGAGTTTTTGAGTGCAGCGGATGGCTACAGCAGGTGTAGCTATCCGCAACAGGTCAAGTAACCCACCTTAATTCCAACCTTTGGTTCGGTCCCGGCACCCTCTGTCCAGGGGAGTGTGGCCGTTTGAATCACCCCGGCTGCTCCGCCTTCCCCGTCCGCCCGCTTCCGATATGAATCAAAATAAGACATTATTTCATTAAGTTAGTTTCATATCCGGCAGTGGTCTGGCCGCCTGGCACCCGGCTTGCTGTTTATCGGGGGCAACCGCCGCAGACCCCATCGGTTTGCCGCCATGAAGGAGGTGAGTGCCATGACCAGACGCCGTCTGTCCCCCATTGTTGCCTGCCCGCTGGCATCCGAAGTGGGAATCCCCAGAAACTGCATGCGAAATCAGGCCTGTCAGCGCTGCGCTTTCGCCGAGTGGGTGGATGACACCTGCCCGGAGTGCGTCACGCTCCCGGCCCTTGAGGCCCCGGAAGCCCTCGCCTCTGCGGCATGAAGGTGTTTCCGGGCACCGCCTTATCGACGCCCTCCCCGTCGGGTGCCAAAAGTCGCCCCGGGGGAGGAGAGACCCGCCGCCGCACACCAGGCGTGGCCGGTGGCGAAGGAGGACCCCCATGAAAGCGTCATCCAAAACCAAAATTCAGGGATTTCAGGTCGTGGAAAAGGAATGCATCTGGATGAAGGCCGGCGTGATCAATTTCAGGATCTGTGATTCGGCTTACGACTGCAGCCGCTGCGCCTTCGACAAGGGGATGCGGCGGGCCATGGGGATCGACCCCGCGGCGCGCACCGAAAAGATCGCCCCTGAGTGGGCCGCCCATCTGCAGAAGAAATTCGCCGGCGCCGATAGGCCGTGCCGCCACAGTTTGACCGGGCGGGTGCAGGCCCCCAAAATCTGCATGCTGAATTACGAGTGCTATCACTGCGCCTACGATCAGATGCTCGACGACATGGACCTCAGTCCGTCGACCCGCCGGCCCCGGACCGTCCTGGCCGGAGGCTATCTCCTGGCCGAGGACTATTACTACCACCCGGGCCACAGTTGGGTGCGCATCGAGCACGGCGGGCGCAGCCGGGTCGGCCTGGATGACTTCGCCGCCTGCCTCTTCGGCCCTTCCCGGCAGGTCACGCTGCCGCCCCTGGGGGCCGTGGTCCAGCAGAATCAGATCGGCTGGAGCTTCCAGCGTGACGGGCGCGAAGCCGCGGTTCTGTCGCCCCTTTCGGGAACGGTCCTGGCCGTCAACCCCGACGTCCAGGCGCACCCCGAAATCCTCCATGAGGACCCGTACCATGGGGGCTGGCTCTTCATGGCGGAGCCCACACGGCCACACAAGGATTTGAAGAATCTGTTTTTCGGCGATCAGAGCCGCTGCTGGATGGAGTCCGAGTCGGAGCACCTGCTGGGCATGATGGGGCCGGAGTACGGGGGACTGGCCGCAACCGGCAGCCGCGGCATTCGGGATGTGGTGGGCGCCGTGGACCGGCTGGATTGGAATGCCCTGACCGAGCGGTTTCTGCAAACCGTGACCCGCCCCCCGGCCGGGGTGTGAAAACCGGCGGCCCGGGCGGGCCTACGGCTGGCAGAGGCGCTGGTCAAGCTGGCGCCGGCAATAGCGGCACAGGGCCAGGCGCCGCTGGTCCAGTTCGTGGACGTCGCCGGAGATATGCATCACACACAACGGGTCGGGGCAGTGGACGATGCCGAAGAGGTGACCCAACTCGTGGAGCGCCACCTTGGCGCAGCGCTCCAGAAGCGTGGGCTGGGGAGAAGCGCCCGGTCCATCTTTTTCCGCCAGGCGGCACAGCGACACCAGGGCGCATCTGCCCCCCTGGCGCGCTTCGCCCAGAACGTAGGTGAAAATCGGAACAAAAAGGTCGCCTTCCACGACCCCGATCCATTTCCGGCAGCCCGGGAAGGCCTCCCGCTCCAGGCGCTGGATGATCTTGCCGGCGTCGAACTGCATGCGACCCGCATCCAGGGCATACACCGGCGCGGGCAAGCCCGGCAGCACCTCGGCCGGCAGTCCGAAAAACGCGTGGATGTGCGCGGCCACCACCCGGGGGGCCACCGCCGGGACCCGGCCCATGGCTGCCACGCAGATTTTTTCGGTGGCTGGGCGATCGGGAGGCTGGCGAGGCGCTAGAGCTTGCCGGTTGGCGGGCGCCATATCACCTCTGCGGCCCCCGGGAGAGCTGAAGCCGCTTGATCTTGCGGTGCAGCGTCACACGGTTGATGCCCAGCACCGCGGCGGCGCGGGTGATGTTTCCGGCGCAGTCATCCAGCACCTGTCGGATGTATCCCTTCTCCATCTCCAGCAGGGACCCGCCGGGTGCCGGCTTGGTCTGAGCGGCATGCAGGAAAGCGAAGTCGTCGACCCCCAGCAGGGGCCCCGTGGACAGCACGACAGCCCGCTCGATGGCGTTTTCAAGTTCGCGGACATTGCCCCGCCAGCGATAGCCTTGCAGCATTTTCAGGGCCGCTTGGGAAATATGGTCGACCTTGCGGCCGGTTTCGTGACTGATCTTGGACAGAAAATGGCGCGCCAGCAGGGGGATGTCCTCCTTTCGCTCCCGGAGCGGGGGAATGGCGATGCGGATGACGTGGATCCGGTAGAAAAAGTCCTCCCGGAAACGGCCGGCGGCGATTTCCTTTTCCAGGTCCTTGCAGGTGGCGGTGATCAGGCGAAAGTCGACCGGGACGGTCTGGCTGCTGCCCACCCGCGAAATGCGCCGCTCCTCCAATACGCGCAGCAGGTCGATCTGCATCTTCATGCCGATCTCGCCGATCTCATCCAGAAAGAGGGTCCCGCCGCTGACCACCTCCAGAAACCCCTTGCGGGGGTGGGTCGCCCCGGTAAAGG
The sequence above is a segment of the Desulfobacteraceae bacterium genome. Coding sequences within it:
- a CDS encoding glycine cleavage system protein H, translating into MKASSKTKIQGFQVVEKECIWMKAGVINFRICDSAYDCSRCAFDKGMRRAMGIDPAARTEKIAPEWAAHLQKKFAGADRPCRHSLTGRVQAPKICMLNYECYHCAYDQMLDDMDLSPSTRRPRTVLAGGYLLAEDYYYHPGHSWVRIEHGGRSRVGLDDFAACLFGPSRQVTLPPLGAVVQQNQIGWSFQRDGREAAVLSPLSGTVLAVNPDVQAHPEILHEDPYHGGWLFMAEPTRPHKDLKNLFFGDQSRCWMESESEHLLGMMGPEYGGLAATGSRGIRDVVGAVDRLDWNALTERFLQTVTRPPAGV
- a CDS encoding zinc metallopeptidase, with translation MGRVPAVAPRVVAAHIHAFFGLPAEVLPGLPAPVYALDAGRMQFDAGKIIQRLEREAFPGCRKWIGVVEGDLFVPIFTYVLGEARQGGRCALVSLCRLAEKDGPGASPQPTLLERCAKVALHELGHLFGIVHCPDPLCVMHISGDVHELDQRRLALCRYCRRQLDQRLCQP
- a CDS encoding sigma-54 dependent transcriptional regulator, which codes for MKSKPEILVVDDERIVRESLFHWFKNGGYAVATAASGAEALEKMAGRPAELLFVDVKMPGMNGIELLERIKAEYPAAVVVIITAYGSIESAVEAMKKGASDYLIKPFKPEYLTLVMEKIDQQLDMARECNYLKAQLEKKTRFENIIGRSAPMQAVFDTITQVADQDTSVLLTGETGTGKELVAKAIHAKSRRAHHPFVALNCGAMPENLLETELFGHQKGAFTGATHPRKGFLEVVSGGTLFLDEIGEIGMKMQIDLLRVLEERRISRVGSSQTVPVDFRLITATCKDLEKEIAAGRFREDFFYRIHVIRIAIPPLRERKEDIPLLARHFLSKISHETGRKVDHISQAALKMLQGYRWRGNVRELENAIERAVVLSTGPLLGVDDFAFLHAAQTKPAPGGSLLEMEKGYIRQVLDDCAGNITRAAAVLGINRVTLHRKIKRLQLSRGPQR